GTCCTACCGTGCTGGCGGTTCACAGGTCACACTGACCACCCCCTACCCGCTGAACGCCGTGAGTGGCTGGAAGGCCAGTGAGGCCACCATCGCTTCCGGTACCCGCGTGCTGATCCTGGACTTTGGCCCCGCCCTACAGGGGGGCGCCGCTGGCTCAGGCTTGCAGGCCATGCTGCCGGGTTCCGCCCCGGCGTCTTCTTCTATGGCTGCGGCGCAGACAGCTCCGCTGGCACTGGCCGCCGCTCCAATGGCGCGTGCCGGTGGCACTCAGGCGCTGGGCCGCAGCAACAGCCCCTATCAGTTGCCCGCTACTCCAGTGCGCCAGACCGAAGCGCCGCTGGTCGTCACCCCGCGCTACACCACGCCAGCTGCTGCACCTACGCCTGCTCCGGCCCCCGCAGCTGTAGCGCGCGCCGCCATCCCTGCCACTCCGGCCGAGGCGCCGGGTGACAGTGTCGTACATGCTGTACCTGAAGCCCTGCCGCCTGAACTGGCCAACGCCTCTGGGTACACCGATGCCTCGGACCTGAGTGGCCGTGTGCCGGGTCAGACGGGCAACAACACCCTGACCCAGCCACGCGTCGGCAAGAGCCCAGGGATGACCCGTGTGGTGGTGGACCTGCCACCAGGCGCGTCGTACCAGATCATGCCCCAGGGCAGTGGCCTGAATGTACAGATCAGTGGTGTGCGGGCCCAGGCAGGCGGCGAGAGCAGTGTCAGCCCTGAGCTGAAGTCCTGGGCCTACCGGGCTTCGGGCGGCGGCATCAGCCTGAGCCTGAGCACCGGAAGTGCAGCGACTGCGGCGCGTGGCTGGCGCGCCTTTTTCCTGCCCCCCAGTGACGGCAGCACGGACCGCTACCGTCTGGCTATTGACGTGGCTCCCGCACTTGCCAACCTGCGCCCCATTACCAACCCAGAGCGGAACCTGAGCCGCCTGGCCTCCTTGCCTTCCGGGGGCGGCCTGGCCTATGCCAGCGCGGTCAAGCCACGCGTGGTGCTGGACCCTGGACACGGCGGCAGCGATCCGGGTGCAGTGGGACAGATTCAGGAGAAGAAGCTGGTGTTGGATGTGGCCCTGCGGACCCGGCAGTTCCTGAACGCAGCGGGCATCGATGTGGTCATGACCCGTGACCGTGACGTCGCCCTGAACGCCAACAAGGCGACCGATCTGCGGATGCGCGCCAATATGGGTTCGGCCGGGCAGGCCTTCGTGAGCATCCATGCCAACGCCATGCCGGCTTCTACCGCCCTGCGCGGCTTCGGCATAGAAACCTGGTACAACGCCAACCACCGCCTGTCTCCTGCCTTCGCTACCATCATGCAGAAGAACATGGTAGACGCCAGTGGTGCCTTCTCACGCGGCATCAAGAACCAGCAGTCACTGGGTGTGTTGCGCACCAACCGCGTTCCGGCTGCCCTGGTAGAGGTCGGCTTCCTGAGCCACCCGGTCGATTCGATCAACCTGATGAACCAAAATTATGTGGACCGTGTTGCCCTCGGCATCGCCAAAGGCGTGCACGAATCCCTGCGCACTGGCGTCCATGCGGCACCTTCCGAAGTGGTGGGTCTGATGCCTACCGCTGTCACCGACTGAGCCCGAAGCAAATTCAAAGTGGCGCCGCTGAGGATAGAGCGGCGCCACTTTTCGCTTTCTGGTTGTGGGAGTGGTTCAGACAGGTTTGTGGGTTCCCTGGGGCAATGCCGGAACACTCAGGCCAAGTGAGATCAGGTTGGTCTCGGGCTGGCGCACAGCATGGAGCGGCTTGGCATACCAGGTCATGATCGGGCGGGCGTCCACAGCGAATTCGTAGCCCAGACGCTCCCAGAAGCGGGCTGCCGCCGGATTCTCGCCCAGAACCGAAGCCATCAGGCGGCGTGTCTCGGATGGTAGGCGGCTCTCCAGGTCCCACATGACGCGGCTGCCCAGGCCCGCACTGCGTTCGTCAGGACGCAGCAGCAGCAAATTGACCGTCACGTCTGCCGAATCGGGGTAGGCCACTTTCCAATCCAACACCCCGGCAGCGCGGTCATGATGCTCAATCAGCTCCACATGCCGTGAAGCGTCCATCAGGGCCAGGCCCAGCTCTGTTTCGACCTCGCTGATGGTGGGGATATCAGTGCCCAGCATTCGGAAATAGTCAGGCGACGCCTGATAAATCCGGTGTAGTGCCTGTGCGTCTCCCAAATGGGCTGATCTGATTCTCAAAATAAGCCTCCTTTGGCTGTTTTGCTCAGTCTGCGAGTGGTCGTCCCGGAAAGACCAGGGCCGCCTGCTGGAAAGCTGCTGAGCAGAGATGCATTCAGGATAACGCGGTGCCCTGGGACAAAATCATGACGAAGCTGTCGGTTTCCTAAATGGTGAAGTGTGATTTGAGGTGGTGTGATTGGGGTTGGTATCGCCCCGAAGGAGAGCTGCGTTTCTTCCCGGTCAGGGGCCATGCTCTAGGCTGATTCACGTGAGTGGGTTTTATGCCAATCGACTGAGCCGCCCTGGTGCGGTGCTGGCCCCGATGGCGGGCTACAGTGACGCGCCGATGCGTCAGCTGGCCGCCGAGCAGGGGGCTCTGTGGACCGTCAGCGAGATGATCAGCGCCCGGGGTCTACTGGAACATGACGGCCCTGACCTGACCCTGGGCCGCCCCTATCCCGGCGAGCAAAACCGGGTGGTGCAACTGTTCGGGGCTCTGCCGGAATTCCTGGCCCCGGCGGTACAGCGGGTCGAGGAGTGGTTTGCACCTGCCGCCATCGACCTGAACATGGGTTGCCCAGTGCCCAAGGTGCGCGGCAAGGGCGGAGCCTGTCTGCTGCAAACGCCTGAAGTCGCCTATGAACTGATCCGGGCCATGAAAAGTGCGACCAGCCTGGATGTCAGCGCCAAAATCCGTCTGGGCTGGGACGAGGACCGCAGCGTTGAGGTGGCGCAGGGTCTGGACGAAGCAGGGGTGGCGGTCATCAGCGTGCATGGGCGCACTTCAAAGCAGCGCTATACCGGAGAGGCCGACTGGGAGGCGATTGCCCGTGTGGCCGAAAGTGTGGACGTGCCCGTGATCGGCTCCGGGGACATCACCACGCTGGATAGGGCCCAGCAGCGCTCGCGCCTGGGCGTGGCAAGTGTGATGATTGGGCGCGGCGCAGTGGGCAATCCCTGGCTGTTCCGGGCGCTGGCCAGCGGGGACGGGCGCTACCCCAGCGCTGCTGTCCGTGCCCGCACCGCCCTGCGCCACGCCGAGTTGCAGGCCGAGTTCTACGGCGAGGACCGCTTTGGCGTGCGCTCAGTGAAACCACTGCGTAAGGTGTTGCCCAAATATCTGCCCGATCACCCGCAGCTGCGCGATGAACTGGTGAAGGTGCTGACGGTGGAGGATGTGGCGCGGGTGCTGGCCCCGCTGCTTCAGCAAGAGGAAGAACTGCCCACGCAGCCCTGAGCGGGTGGCTGTAGCAAGTCCTGGGCCTACGATACGTCGCTGTTCCTGAAGGGCGGCGGCTATACCGTTCCACTCCGTGCTGAAGTGCGCCGCGCCCTGGACCTGAAGCAAGGCGGGGACATGGTGACTTTGAGCCTCCGCTCAGGAAAAGCCGCCCGGACCGTCCAGCGGATGTCTGACCCAATGGCTACTGGGTAAAGTTTGGGGCATTCGGGCTTCACGAAGGCCATTTATCTCCTCCAGCAGTCACTTTTTGTCTACGTGAGCTGAGTCCGATCAAGATATGTTGGTCCATAGCCAGCCGCTAAGACCTAGCCGCATAGTCTTGACGAATACTGCATAAGGCTCTATAGTATTCAATATAACCGCTCCGAGTGAGCGGATTTTTTATTGCCAGCCCGCGCCAGCGCAGCCCAGAACCCAAAAGCCCCGCTGCCCCTCCCGTATACTGCTCCGTGTGCGTACCGTAACTGTCGGCACCCGTGGCAGCACGCTGGCCCTTTCGCAGACCCGCTGGGCCGTGGAGCGTCTCAAGGAGCAGTGGCCCGAAACCGACTTCCGTATCCAGACCATCGTCACTGGCGGCGACAAGAACCGCGCCAGCCTGCAAAGCATGGCCAAAGCCGGGGACAAGGGCTTCTGGATCAAGGAGATTCAAGAGGCGCTGCTCAGCAAAAGCATTGATATTGCGGTGCATTCGCTCAGGGACCTGCCCACCGAGCAGACTGAGGGACTGGAGATCGGCGCGATTCCCAAACGGGTGGACGCCCGCGACGTGCTGGTCGGGGCCGAAGGTTTCAAGGCGCTGGCTGATCTGCCCGAAGGAGCGCGGATCGGGACCAGCTCGGTGCGCCGCCGGGCTTTCCTCAAGGCGTTTCGCCGTGACCTGCAAATCATTCCGGTGCGCGGCAACATCGAAACGCGCATGGGCGCAGTGGCCACCGACGACTATGACGCCGTGATCCTGGCGGGTGCAGGCCTGATCCGCACCGATCAGCGCCACCGCGCCGATGAATTCGTCAGCTCCGATATCCTCCTGCCTGCGCCGGGGCAAGGCGCGCTGGCCCTCGAAGTCCGCGCCGACGACGATCTGATCAGTGAAGTGGTGTACGCCATCAACGACGCTGTGACCGACGACCGCGTGACCGCCGAGCGTGAATTTTTAGCAGGTCTGGGCGCGGGCTGCCTGGCTCCGGTGGGGGCCTTTGCCACCGTCAAGGGCGAGTTGCTGACCCTGGAAGGCTGGGTCGGTGCGGTGGACGGCTCTAAGGTGATCAAGGCGACAACGACAGGCGAGCGAGGCGAATGCGCCGACCTGGGTGCCGAACTGGCTGAGGACATGCTGGCCCAGGGAGCCCGCGCCCTGATTGAACTGGTACGGGAAGAGTAGGCCAGAGAAAATCCGAGGCGGCCAATGTGAGCCTCCGGCCCCTTACACTCCTGGTATGTCCTCCGTTGACACTGCCCCCAAACGCCTAACGGTCATCCATACCGGCGGAACCATCGCCAGTCGCCCGCAAGCCACGGGGGCGGCGGGCGTGATGCCGCAGGGCACCCCCAGCTTGCCAGAACTGCCCGGTGTGCAGGTGCGTGACCTGTCCCCATTCACGCTGCCCAGTCCGCACATCAAGCCCCGGCACATGCTGGAGCTGGCTCACCTGATAGAGGAGGTGGCCCCACAGTCGGACGGCATCGTAGTCACGCACGGCACCGACACGCTCGAAGAAACCGCCTACGCCCTGCACCTGCTGGTGGGCACCCAGATTCCTGTGGTTCTGACCGGATCCATGCGCCACATGGAGGAGGCTTCCTGGGACGGTCCCGGCAATCTGCTGGACGCGGCGGGTGTGGCCCTGCACCCAGCCACCCACGGGCGCGGGCCGCTGGTGGTCTTCGGTGGTGACATCTTTGATGCCCGCACTGTCACCAAGGTGCACAGCACGGCGGTAGACGCCTTCGGTGGGTATCCCGGCCCCATCGGGCGGATTGACCGACTGGAAGAGCAGGCGCATGTGCGCTACTTTGCCCGCCCGGAGGAGCGCCCGACCTACCAGCCAGCGGCGCTGGACGCCCGCGTGGACATCCTGTATGCCTACGCGGGCTGGGAAGGTGAGGGTTTCGCGGAGGCACTGGAGCGCTCGGACGGGTTGGTGATTGCCGCGCTGGGGGCGGGCAATCTACCTGCCGAACTGCTGCCACTGGTAGCCCAGGCCCGCGAGGTAGGCAAGCCAGTGGTGCTGGCCACCCGTACCGACGCTGGCGCAGTCATTCCGGCCTATGGGTACCCCGGCGGCGGAGCCACGCTCCAGGCCGCCGGGGGGGTGCCCGCCAGTTTTCTCAACGCCCACAAGGCGCGAATCCTGCTGCTGGTGTTGCTCAGCCTGGGTCGTTCTTCAGCCCAAATCGCTGCAGCATTTTGCTCACAAGGCCAGGACCGGTAGGGGTGGCCTGCGCGCTGGCAGGAGCGTCTTCCAACAGGTGGTCCATAGAGATATCCAGACCTTTACGGAGATCTTCGGGCAGGGCCTGCTCAAAGCGGAAGTCACTGATCGGATCACTGAACTGCTGCATCAGCAGGGAGCGGGCTTCTTCGCTGCTCCGCACTGGGCGGCCATTCAGAAACACGGCCTGAACCGGCAATTGTTGACGTGTAGGCACAAACGGGCCTCCTGGGCGAGGTTACGCAGCGCCAGAATGCCGGTGTGGGTTTTGACACTGGTCAGGACCTGACAAAAATTCTGATTGTGGAAGTTGCTGGTTAGGGTCATGGGCTCTCCTTGCAGACCATAGAGGCTACTGACTCGTTACTCGGGATCTCGCTTGTGGAACCGTTCCACACTGAGGCTTCATCCCCCCGAAAAACACAGCTGGCCTATATCTACCTTAAGTTGATAACAATCTTACTCATCAAGCCATCTCAATTCTGTGAGTCGTGCAACATAAAGAACTGCGTCAGGGCCGCACATAAGCAGGTGTTCCAACACCTACCGAAGTGTTTGTCAAAACTGTCGATCTGAAAACTTGTCTTACAAGAGGGGCAGTTGGTAGACACGACTGGCATTGTGGGTGGTCTGAGTTTCCAGGGCGGCAGGGTCCAAGCCACGCAGACCCGCCACAAAGTCCAGCGTGTGCCGCACATATCCGGGACGGTTGGGCTTGCCGCGCCTGGGCACTGGGGCCAGGAAAGGCGCATCGGTTTCCAGCAGCAGGCGCTCTAGGGGGACCACCTGGGCCGCCGCCTGAATGTCGGGGGCATTCTTGTAGGTCACGTTGCCCGCAAAGCCGAAGTAGCAGCCGCGTTCCAGGCCATAGGCCAGCAGGTCGGCATTCCCTGAGAAACAGTGCAAAATCAGCGTCACTTCCGGCCAGGCGGGCAGCACGTCCAGCAGTCCCGCCACTGCGCTGTCTTCGCCTTTCTTATCGCGTACATGGATGACCAGCGGTTTGTGTAAGCGTCCGGCCAGGTCCAGTTGCCACTCCAATGCCGACACTTGCGCCGCCCGCTGGGTATCGTCCCAGTAGTCGTCCAGTCCGCTCTCGCCAATGCCGACCACGCGGGGGTGCTCGGCCAGCCGCTCCAGCTCGGCGCGGGCCTGCGGGGTGTCCTCCTGCGTGGCGGTGGGGTGAATGCCCACCGTGGCCCAGACGTCTGGGAACTGCTCGGCCAGGGCCACGGCGCTGCGGGCATGTTCCGGTCCTGCGCCGATACAGACCATGCCGCTCAGGCCCAGCTCGCCGCGGGCAGAGGCGGGGTCATCCAGATAATCCAGGTGGCAGTGGGTATCAATCATGCCCGCTAGGGTAGTGCCTGACTGACAGCGCCGCGGTGTCCACTGTCCCTGCACCGGTACACCCAAGCGTGATCTGCCCTGTGCCAGCCGCCCTTAGGAAGTGTTAACCTGATCTGCAACCATTCCAGGGAGCACCCGCAATTTGTCCGATCTGTCCGCATCCTGTGAGATGCCCCGCCTGCCGCTGCGTGCCCGGGCGGTAAGCCCGTTCCGAGAGACGGCGATGGAGGCCCGTATGAACCGAGCAGCTCCGCTTTACGAAGGCAAGGCCAAAAAGGTTTTTGCCACCGAGAACCCCGCCGAGTACGTGGTGCAGTACAAAGACGACGCCACCGCCTTCAATGCCGAGAAGCGTGGCCAGTGGGAAGGCAAGGGCGCCGCGAACAACGCGATCACCGCTCACCTGTACCCCCTGCTGGAAGAGGCCGGGATTCCTACCCATTTCCTGGAGCGCCTCTCCGACACCGAGCAGCGCGTGAAGGCCGTCACGATCATTCCGGTGGAAGTGATTGTGCGCAATGTCGCCGCTGGCAGCTTCAGCAAGCGGCTGGGCGTTGAAGAAGGCGAGGCCCTGAGCCGCCCGGTGGTCGAATACTGCTACAAGTCCGACGCGCTGGGCGATCCGCTGATCAACTCCGATACCGCTGTGGCCCTGGGCTGGGCCAGCGAAGACGACCTGACCCGCATCCGCGAACTGGCGCTGAAGGTGCGTGACTTTCTGGTGCCGTACTTTGAGAAACGCGGCGTGACCCTGGTG
The sequence above is a segment of the Deinococcus radiophilus genome. Coding sequences within it:
- a CDS encoding asparaginase, whose translation is MSSVDTAPKRLTVIHTGGTIASRPQATGAAGVMPQGTPSLPELPGVQVRDLSPFTLPSPHIKPRHMLELAHLIEEVAPQSDGIVVTHGTDTLEETAYALHLLVGTQIPVVLTGSMRHMEEASWDGPGNLLDAAGVALHPATHGRGPLVVFGGDIFDARTVTKVHSTAVDAFGGYPGPIGRIDRLEEQAHVRYFARPEERPTYQPAALDARVDILYAYAGWEGEGFAEALERSDGLVIAALGAGNLPAELLPLVAQAREVGKPVVLATRTDAGAVIPAYGYPGGGATLQAAGGVPASFLNAHKARILLLVLLSLGRSSAQIAAAFCSQGQDR
- the hemC gene encoding hydroxymethylbilane synthase; this encodes MRTVTVGTRGSTLALSQTRWAVERLKEQWPETDFRIQTIVTGGDKNRASLQSMAKAGDKGFWIKEIQEALLSKSIDIAVHSLRDLPTEQTEGLEIGAIPKRVDARDVLVGAEGFKALADLPEGARIGTSSVRRRAFLKAFRRDLQIIPVRGNIETRMGAVATDDYDAVILAGAGLIRTDQRHRADEFVSSDILLPAPGQGALALEVRADDDLISEVVYAINDAVTDDRVTAEREFLAGLGAGCLAPVGAFATVKGELLTLEGWVGAVDGSKVIKATTTGERGECADLGAELAEDMLAQGARALIELVREE
- a CDS encoding tRNA dihydrouridine synthase, producing MSGFYANRLSRPGAVLAPMAGYSDAPMRQLAAEQGALWTVSEMISARGLLEHDGPDLTLGRPYPGEQNRVVQLFGALPEFLAPAVQRVEEWFAPAAIDLNMGCPVPKVRGKGGACLLQTPEVAYELIRAMKSATSLDVSAKIRLGWDEDRSVEVAQGLDEAGVAVISVHGRTSKQRYTGEADWEAIARVAESVDVPVIGSGDITTLDRAQQRSRLGVASVMIGRGAVGNPWLFRALASGDGRYPSAAVRARTALRHAELQAEFYGEDRFGVRSVKPLRKVLPKYLPDHPQLRDELVKVLTVEDVARVLAPLLQQEEELPTQP
- the purC gene encoding phosphoribosylaminoimidazolesuccinocarboxamide synthase, whose product is MNRAAPLYEGKAKKVFATENPAEYVVQYKDDATAFNAEKRGQWEGKGAANNAITAHLYPLLEEAGIPTHFLERLSDTEQRVKAVTIIPVEVIVRNVAAGSFSKRLGVEEGEALSRPVVEYCYKSDALGDPLINSDTAVALGWASEDDLTRIRELALKVRDFLVPYFEKRGVTLVDFKLEFGKLPSGEIVLADEISPDTCRFWDAETGERLDKDRFRRDLGGEAEAYAEMLRRVTSPVEG
- a CDS encoding N-acetylmuramoyl-L-alanine amidase family protein produces the protein MKSRALFLSTLLGGVGWASAQTDPFQRTAPVSVLPVLSGSESAGVAPAAELTLAQGQTSSTPATPATTFGAPRSSGQPGGTRVVFDLPQGARYALVPSYTGLTVRVEGATVQPGSQGALGEAVTSYRAGGSQVTLTTPYPLNAVSGWKASEATIASGTRVLILDFGPALQGGAAGSGLQAMLPGSAPASSSMAAAQTAPLALAAAPMARAGGTQALGRSNSPYQLPATPVRQTEAPLVVTPRYTTPAAAPTPAPAPAAVARAAIPATPAEAPGDSVVHAVPEALPPELANASGYTDASDLSGRVPGQTGNNTLTQPRVGKSPGMTRVVVDLPPGASYQIMPQGSGLNVQISGVRAQAGGESSVSPELKSWAYRASGGGISLSLSTGSAATAARGWRAFFLPPSDGSTDRYRLAIDVAPALANLRPITNPERNLSRLASLPSGGGLAYASAVKPRVVLDPGHGGSDPGAVGQIQEKKLVLDVALRTRQFLNAAGIDVVMTRDRDVALNANKATDLRMRANMGSAGQAFVSIHANAMPASTALRGFGIETWYNANHRLSPAFATIMQKNMVDASGAFSRGIKNQQSLGVLRTNRVPAALVEVGFLSHPVDSINLMNQNYVDRVALGIAKGVHESLRTGVHAAPSEVVGLMPTAVTD
- a CDS encoding TatD family hydrolase, with the translated sequence MIDTHCHLDYLDDPASARGELGLSGMVCIGAGPEHARSAVALAEQFPDVWATVGIHPTATQEDTPQARAELERLAEHPRVVGIGESGLDDYWDDTQRAAQVSALEWQLDLAGRLHKPLVIHVRDKKGEDSAVAGLLDVLPAWPEVTLILHCFSGNADLLAYGLERGCYFGFAGNVTYKNAPDIQAAAQVVPLERLLLETDAPFLAPVPRRGKPNRPGYVRHTLDFVAGLRGLDPAALETQTTHNASRVYQLPLL
- a CDS encoding GNAT family N-acetyltransferase, with translation MGDAQALHRIYQASPDYFRMLGTDIPTISEVETELGLALMDASRHVELIEHHDRAAGVLDWKVAYPDSADVTVNLLLLRPDERSAGLGSRVMWDLESRLPSETRRLMASVLGENPAAARFWERLGYEFAVDARPIMTWYAKPLHAVRQPETNLISLGLSVPALPQGTHKPV